One Halomonas sp. THAF5a genomic region harbors:
- a CDS encoding DUF2062 domain-containing protein has protein sequence MPRRLLQRYLPHPDALRRRRSLRMVGHLIGNPSLWVLTRRSVANAFSVGLFSALLPIPFQMLVAALGAWMARCNLPLSIGLVWITNPLTMPLIFFGNYRLGAWLLDTPARPAPERLSTQWIAEQLGEILPALALGSLVAAVVTAALANLAIRLIWRWQVSRSWRQRTRRRRRSREAAQDP, from the coding sequence ATGCCGCGCAGACTCCTGCAGCGCTACCTGCCCCATCCCGATGCCCTCCGGCGCCGGCGCTCCCTGCGCATGGTCGGCCACCTGATCGGCAATCCCTCGCTGTGGGTGCTGACGCGTCGCAGCGTGGCCAACGCCTTCTCCGTGGGGCTGTTCAGCGCCCTGCTGCCGATCCCCTTCCAGATGCTGGTGGCCGCCCTGGGCGCCTGGATGGCGCGCTGCAACCTGCCGCTGTCGATCGGCCTCGTCTGGATCACCAACCCGCTGACCATGCCGCTGATCTTCTTCGGCAACTATCGCCTGGGCGCCTGGCTGCTGGACACGCCGGCCCGCCCGGCGCCGGAGAGGCTCTCCACCCAGTGGATCGCCGAGCAGCTGGGGGAGATCCTGCCGGCGCTGGCGCTCGGGTCGCTGGTGGCGGCGGTGGTCACCGCCGCGCTGGCCAACCTGGCGATCCGCCTGATCTGGCGCTGGCAGGTGTCACGTAGCTGGCGCCAGCGCACCCGCCGGCGGCGCCGCTCGCGCGAGGCCGCCCAGGACCCGTGA